The following coding sequences are from one Synergistaceae bacterium window:
- the ftsH gene encoding ATP-dependent zinc metalloprotease FtsH, which translates to MGKIVKNLGLYLILVLVVVTMVNTFLTPEEVQKQYDEISYSQFLKDMDAGKIRILQIRNNTIQGESSSAIIQGEFHSGERFLTYGLDVAGLADKAAAKNIIVTVEAPQKNTWLVNLMSSLFPTLLLIGVWVYFLYNMQGGGGRIMSFGRSKAKLFLDNKPKVTFKDVAGCEEAKEELQEVIHFLKDPEKFKKLGAKVPKGVLLVGSPGTGKTLLARAAAGEADVPFFSTSGSDFVEMFVGVGAARVRDLFEQSKKYQPCIIFIDEMDAVGRQRGAGLGGGHDEREQTLNQLLVELDGFDDKSSTILIAATNRPDILDPALLRPGRFDRHIVVDKPDVKGREEILRVHMKEKKFSDDVDISILARRTPGLVGADLANLVNEGALLAARKGKEKIEMSDLEEGIERVMAGPERKSRIISEHEKKIVAYHETGHAIVAKVLPGADPVHKISIIPRGNAALGYTLQLPEEDRFLITKSQLMNRIAILLSGRVAEEIIFNDVTSGAANDLERATQIARQMVTQLGMSEKLGLVKLGNKREEIFLGRDLAEDKNYSEQVAFEIDKEVKGIIDACYQTAKEILTDKRALLDKISSVLLDKEILDASELDKLMQDNNNDNNEPEKLPEKLIDLLPDNNSNKDFLA; encoded by the coding sequence TTGGGCAAAATCGTTAAAAATTTAGGCTTGTATTTAATTCTAGTCTTAGTTGTCGTAACAATGGTAAATACTTTCTTGACACCTGAAGAAGTTCAGAAGCAATATGACGAAATCAGCTACAGCCAGTTCTTAAAGGATATGGACGCAGGAAAAATCAGAATTCTCCAAATCCGAAATAATACTATACAGGGCGAATCAAGCTCGGCAATTATTCAGGGCGAATTCCATTCGGGCGAAAGATTTTTGACGTATGGGCTTGACGTTGCAGGCTTGGCGGACAAGGCGGCGGCTAAAAATATAATCGTAACAGTTGAGGCACCTCAAAAAAATACTTGGCTTGTAAATTTAATGAGTTCGTTATTCCCGACTTTGCTATTAATCGGCGTATGGGTATATTTTCTCTACAATATGCAGGGCGGGGGCGGTCGCATTATGTCATTCGGCCGGAGTAAAGCGAAATTATTTCTTGATAACAAGCCAAAAGTTACGTTTAAAGATGTCGCAGGCTGTGAAGAAGCAAAAGAAGAATTGCAGGAAGTTATACACTTTTTGAAGGACCCTGAAAAATTCAAGAAACTGGGCGCGAAAGTTCCTAAGGGCGTTTTACTGGTAGGAAGTCCGGGAACTGGCAAAACTTTATTAGCTCGTGCGGCGGCTGGTGAGGCTGATGTACCGTTTTTCAGTACAAGCGGTTCGGACTTTGTAGAAATGTTTGTCGGAGTTGGTGCGGCTCGTGTTCGTGATTTATTCGAGCAGTCGAAAAAATATCAGCCCTGTATTATATTCATTGACGAAATGGACGCGGTAGGCAGACAAAGGGGTGCGGGACTGGGAGGCGGCCACGATGAGCGCGAACAAACTTTAAATCAATTATTAGTCGAGCTTGACGGCTTTGACGATAAATCTAGCACTATTTTAATAGCAGCTACTAACCGGCCTGATATATTAGACCCTGCATTATTGAGGCCGGGACGGTTTGACAGGCATATTGTAGTAGATAAACCTGATGTTAAAGGCCGTGAGGAAATTTTACGCGTTCACATGAAAGAAAAAAAGTTTTCTGATGACGTAGATATAAGCATTTTAGCGCGCAGAACTCCGGGACTTGTCGGTGCTGATTTAGCAAATTTGGTGAATGAAGGGGCTTTATTGGCGGCTCGAAAAGGTAAGGAAAAAATCGAAATGTCTGACCTAGAAGAAGGTATAGAACGAGTTATGGCCGGTCCTGAACGTAAAAGCCGTATAATAAGTGAACACGAGAAAAAAATCGTAGCTTATCACGAAACAGGTCATGCAATTGTCGCTAAAGTTTTGCCCGGCGCTGACCCTGTACACAAGATTTCTATTATACCGCGTGGAAATGCCGCACTGGGTTATACTCTGCAATTACCCGAAGAAGATAGATTCTTGATTACTAAATCGCAATTAATGAACAGGATTGCTATATTATTAAGCGGCCGAGTTGCTGAAGAAATTATATTCAACGACGTAACGAGCGGGGCAGCCAATGATTTGGAACGAGCGACTCAGATAGCCCGGCAAATGGTAACACAATTAGGAATGAGCGAAAAATTAGGACTTGTTAAGCTCGGCAATAAACGTGAAGAAATATTTTTAGGCCGTGATTTAGCAGAAGATAAGAATTACAGCGAGCAGGTAGCTTTTGAAATCGACAAGGAAGTCAAGGGCATAATTGACGCGTGCTATCAGACTGCAAAGGAAATTTTAACGGATAAACGGGCTTTACTAGATAAGATTTCAAGTGTCTTGCTTGATAAAGAAATTCTTGACGCTTCCGAACTCGATAAATTAATGCAGGATAATAATAATGATAATAACGAGCCTGAAAAATTGCCTGAAAAACTCATTGATTTATTACCTGATAATAATAGCAATAAAGATTTTCTCGCATAA